The window GGAACAGGCCCTTGGGAGCGGCCGCGACCAGCGCCGGGAAGTCCTTCAGCGCGAAGGTGTCCCCGAAGGCGGTGTAGGTGCCGTCGGGGGTGAAGACCTTGGTCAGGCCGTCGATGTCGCCCTGAGTGATGGTCACCGCGTAGCGGGCGAGGGTCTGCTGGATCTCGACCAGATCCTCGATGCGGTTCGGCTTCACCGTCGCGGTCTCCGGCGCCCGGTTCTCGAACACCGGGCTCTCGGCGACAGGGTTCTCGGCGCCGGAGTTCACGGGCACGGAGTTCTCGGGCACGGGGTTCTCCGCGGCTGGGGTCTCGGACACTGGGGTCTCCGGCGCGCTGGTCTCGGGCTCAGTAGACAAACTGCTTACCACCCTTCATGACGAAGGGGACGCGAGTGAAGACCCGGATGTCCTCGAGCGGGTTGTCGCGGACGGCGATCACGTCGGCGAGCAGGCCCTCGGCCAGCCGGCCCCGGTCGGTGACGTCGATGAGGTCGGCGCCGACGATGGTGGCGGCCTGGATCGCCTGCAGCGGGGTCATGCCACGGTCGACCATGGTGACCAGCTCGTTGCCGTTCTTGCCGTGCGGGATCGCGGGCGCGTCCGAGCCGATGGCGATCTTCACGCCGGCCTCGATCGCGTTGCGGATCGACGCCTTGGCCCTCGGCCAGTCCCGGGCGGCCTTCGCCTGGATCCTCGGGTCGGAGGACTTGAGCACCTCCATGCCGTCGATCAGCGCCTGGGTCGCGACCAGGTAGGTGCCCCGCTTGACCATCAGGTTGATCGTGTCGTCATCGATCATGAAGGCGTGCTCGATGCAGTCGACGCCGCACTCGACCATCTGGGTCACGGCCTCCGAGCCGTGGGTGTGCGCCGCGACCCGCAGGCCGCGCCGGTGCGCCTCGTCGGTGATCGCGAGCACCTCCGCGTCGGAGTAGTGCTTCGCGCCCGCCGGGCCGGTGAGCGTCATGGTGCCGCCGGAACCGCACATCTTGATGACCTGGGCGCCGTGCTTGATCTGGTGGCGGACGGCCTTGATGACCTCGTCGACGCCGTTGGCGAGGCCCTCCTCGACGGTGAGCTGCAGGACGTGCGGGGCGAACTGGCCGAACATCGTCGGGTCGAGGTGGCCGCCGGTCGGGGTGATGGCGTGGCCGGCGGGCACGATCCGCGGGCCGTCGACCCAGCCGGAGTCGATCGCCTTCATCAGCGCCACGTCGAGCAGGTAGCCGCCCGTCTTGCAGAACAGGCCGAGGTTGCGCACGGTGGTGAACCCGGCCCGCAGGGTACGGCGGGCGTTCTGGGTGGCGCGCATCATCCGCAGCGGCGGGTCGTCGCGCATCTGCCCGGTGAACTGGTTCTCGCCGGGGCCGCCCATCAGGAGGTTGAGCTCCATGTCCATCAGGCCGGGCACCAGGATCAGGTCGCCGAGGTCGATGACCTCGCCCTCGGGCTGGCCGCCCAGGCCGACGATGTACTCACCGTCGACCTTCAGGATTCCCGGCCGGATGATCTCGCCGTGGTCGACGTCCAGCAGGCCCGCGGCCTTGAGGGTCAGCATGGAAGTGCTCACCTCTTCCCTTCGAGCCCGGCCAGGATACGACCAGCCAGGTTAGGAGAATCACGTTCTCAGAGTTGAGTGCCAGATTTTCACGTGGTGCGCCGCCGCGTCAAACGTCCCAGCCCGGAGCCCTGACCGCCGTGCAGAAGCCGCGAGCCCTCAACCAGCGCGAATCGGGCCGGGCGCGGGGGCACCCCGACCCCGAAGATCGACTGCACAGTTGATTCTCGCAGGGCGAGAAGCTAGTTTCCCTACAGGAGAACAGAGCCGATCAGCAGTACCTACGGCGGCGCCCGAAACGGTCCACACGCTGGCGCGGGGCGCCTCGGACGCCCGGGCGCCCTCACGGGCAGCCGCGCCGAGGAAGTTCTCACCGTGCCACGGAAGTTCTCACCGTGCCGAGGAGGTTCTCACCGAGGCGAGGAAGTCCTCACCGAGGCGAGGGCACCCGCGACCGTGGAAGGGAAGGTAGCCCGGTGAGCGTCACCGACACCACGAACGCGGCCGCCGGCCCGACGGGGGCCGTCAGCGCGGCCGTCACGGCGCCGCGGCGGCACGAGCACTGGATCAACGGCGTGGCCGCGGCCCCCGCGGGCGGGGCCTACTTCCCCACCCGCAACCCCGCGACCCGCGAGCCGGCCGGCGAGATCGCCGCCGGCACGGCGGCCGACGTCGAGCGCGCCGTCGCCGGGGCGGCGGCCGCCTGGCCCGCGTGGGCGGCGCGGCCCGCCGGCGAGCGCGCCGACGTCCTGCACGCGGTCGCCGACGCGATGGCGGCCGGGGCCGGCGAGCTCACCGAGCTGGAGCGGGCCGACACCGGCAAGACGGACGGTCAGCTCAAGCTCGAGATCGACATGTCGGTCGCGTACTTCCGGTACTACGCCGGGGTGCTGCGCGCGCTGCACGGCCGCACGATCGACCTCGGCGCCGGGGCGCACGCCTACACCCGGCTCGAGCCGTACGGCGTCATCGGGGCGATCACCCCGTGGAACCTGCCGCTGAACCAGGCGAGCCGCGCGCTCGCCCCGGCGCTGGCCGTCGGCAACGCCGTCGTCGCCAAGCCGAGCGAGTTCACCTCGACGTCCACGGTGCGCCTCGCCCGGCTCGCGACCGCCGCCGGGCTGCCGGACGGGCTGCTCAACGTGGTCACCGGCACCGGGCCCGACGTCGGCACCCCGCTCGCCGCTCACCCGCTGGTGCGCAAGGTGGCGTTCACGGGCTCCGTCGCCACCGGGCGCCACCTGGCCCGGGTCGCGGGCGACCGGCTGATCCCGGTGACCCTCGAGCTCGGCGGCAAGTCCCCGGTCGTCGTCTTCGCCGACGCCGACCTCGACCGCGCCGCGGCCGCCGCCGCAGGCGCGATCCAGGCGAACTCCGGCCAGGTCTGCTCGGCCACGACCCGCCTGCTCGTCGAGGACGCGGTCCACGACGAGGTGGTCGCGCGCGTCGTCGAGAGACTCGAGCGGCTCCAGCCGGGGGCCGACTTCGGCCCGATCATCACCGAGGCGCAGTTCACCAGGGTGCTCGCCGCCTTCACCCAGGCCGCGCGGGACGGCATCCTCCCGGTGACCGGCGGCGCCGCCTACGACGACGGCCCGGGCGCGGCCGGCCAGTACGTGCGCCCGACCGTGTACGCCGACGTGCCGCCGACGCATCCGCTCGCCCGCGAGGAGGTCTTCGGGCCGGTCCTCGTCACCCGCCGGTTCTCCGGCGAGGCGGAGGCGCTCGCCTTCGCGAACGACACCGAGTACGGCCTGGTCGCGAGCGTCTGGAGCGGTGACGTCGCCCGCGGGCTGCGGCTCGCCGAGGGGATCCAGGCCGGCCAGGTAGCCGTCAACGGCGGCCCGCTGAACATCGAGACGCCGTTCGGCGGCTACAAGAACAGCGGCTACGGCCGCGAGAAGGGCGTCGAGGCCCTGCACGACTACGCCCAGACCAAGACCATCAGCCTCTCCCTGGGCTAGAGCGAAGGAGCACGGACCGTGGACGATGCGCTGAGCGCCGCGTACGCGCTGCGCAGGGCCATGCTGGGCGACGCCTACGTCGATCGGCAGACCGGCGAGACCGACCCGGTCGCCCGGGATTTCCAGGACCACATCACCCGCCAGGCCTGGGGTGTCTGGACCCGCGGCGGAGCCCTCTCCAACCGGGACCGCAGCCTGCTGGTGCTGGCGATGACCGCGGCTCTCGGCCGGATGGAGGAGTTCCGGCTGCACGCCAGCGCGCAGGCGCGCACCGGCGTGACCGACGCCGAACTCGACGAGCTGCTCTTCCAGGTCGCCGCCTACTGCGGCGCGCCCGCGGCGATCTCCGCTCGCCGCGCCCTGCGCGAGGTACGCGCCGGCCGCGCCGCTCAGGAGGCCGCCCAGGAGACGGCCACCGCCGCGGACAGCGGGTCCGCGCCCGGCGAAGGGGCGTGACGATGACCTCCCCGACGGTTGGCTTCGTCGGCCTCGGCAACATGGGCGCCGCACTCGCCGAAAACCTCGTCAGGTATGGCTTCGACGTCGTCGCCTTCGACGTGGCCGGCCCGGACCGGGCACCCGAGCGTTCCCGGTTCGCGGCCGACCTGGCCGAGGTGGCACGCGAGGCCGACATCGTCGTGTTCAGCCTCCCGGACGGCACCGTCTCCGAGAAGGTCGCCACCGAGGTGGCCGGCGCGGCCGACCGCCGCGTCACCCACATCATCGACACGTCGACGATCGGTGTCGCCGCGGCCGGCCGTATCACCGAGCTGCTCACCGCCGCCGGCATCGGCTATGTCGACGCGCCCGTGTCGGGCGGTGTGGCCGGCGCCAGGGCCCGCAGGCTGGCGGTCATGTACGCGGGCACCGACGACGCCGTCGAGGCCGTCTACTCGGTGCTCGCCGGGCTGTCGGACAAGATCCGCCGCGTCGGTGACCGCGCTGGCCTCGGCCAGGCGCTGAAGCTCGCGAACAACTTCCTGTCCGCCACGGCGCTGGCCGCCACCAGCGAGGCCGTCGCGTTCGGCGTCCAGGCGGGCCTCGACATGAAGACCATGATCGAGGTCCTCAACACCTCCAGTGGCCGCAGCGCCGCCACCGACGACAAGTTCCCGAACGACGTCCTCACCGGCCGCTACGGCTCCGGCTTCGCCAACACCCTCATGGCCAAGGACGTCCGCCTCTACCTGGCCGAGGTCCGCGAGGCCGCCGCTCCGGACACCGTGGGGGCGACGACCGAGGACATCTGGAAGCGCTTCGCCGAAGCCGAGCCAGGGGTCGACTTCACCCGTATCTACCCCTTCGTGGAGGGCTCGGCCTGACCGGAGGCCGAGCCGGCCCGGGTCTCGGGTCCCGGGTCATGGCCTCCTGAATCCATGCCTCCCGTATCCCCTCCGGGTCCGTTAGGGAAGATCTCGTGCCGAACCGTGGCCGTCCGCTTCCTGACACGGCAGGGATGCCCGTTCGCCTTCCCAGTGTTGCGCCACATACGGGACGATATGTGCGCGTAACGGAGCGGCCGGATCGCCAGCGAGGGGACCATGGATCTGCCTGAGCGGACCGACCCGTCGACTGGTATCGGAGACGGCGGCCGCCCGGGTGCCGCTCCGGCGGGCGCCGCCGCCGACCCGCGCGGCTCCTTACCCCTCAACCGCCATCCGCTGGCCGTCGCGATCGGGAACGCCTCCCTGCTGTGCGTCGGGTACGTGATGCTGGGCTGGCGGCGGCGGGCGGTCGCCGTCGGCCTGGTGACGTTCGTGCTCGTCATCGTCCTCGCCACGGCGGTGCGGACCGGGTGGTTCGAGGTCGTCTTCGCCGCGTGGTGGCTGGCTCTCGTCGTGCACGGCTGGCTCCTGGCCGGCGGATGGCCGCGGCGCCGGCGGCGGGCCGGCGGGCGGGCCCGGCTGGTCACCGCGCTCGCGTTCGCGCTTCCGATGCTCGCGGCCGTCGCCCTGCTCCGCCTCGACGTCGCCGGGATCAACTCGGACCTGGCGGGGGCGGTCCGGGACGGCGACTGCCCACGAGCGACGGCGGCCCTGGACGAGAGGTCCGCGGCCCACTACCTGGCCGACCCGCCCGGAGCGGCCCAGGGCGACGTCACCGGGCGGGCCTGCGCCCAGATCCAGAACGCGGACGCCCAGTTCGACGCGGCTCTGGGCGCCGACGATGGCGCGCTGACGCAGGGCTTCAGCGACCTGTCGGGAGTTCTCGCGGACATGCCCGGCCACGAGCGCATGGTCGACAGGGTCCTCGACGGGTTCCTCGACCGCCTGCCCGTGTCGGATGCCTGCGACACCGTGAAGATCCTCGACGGCCTGCGAGCGAGGAAACCGACCGGCGACAGGCTGGACCGCGCCGCCGGCGTCGTCCCCCGGCTGGCGCCCGCGGCCATCGTCGGCTGCGGCGACAGCCTCCTGGCCGCGAGCGACTGGGAGCCGGCACGCACCGAGTACCAGCGGCTGCTCGACCAGTACCCGGGCGACAAGCTCGCGAGCAAGGCCACCGACGGGATCCGCAAGGCGGGCCAGCAGATCGAGCTGGCGCACGTCCGCGACCTGCTGGGAACCGGGACCGGCGGCACACAGCCCGCCTACTGCTCCGGCCCGGCGCCCTACAGCGGCGCCGCCCCGTACCGCGGTGGCAGCCCGAACCGGGCCCTGGTACGCGGCGACAACACGTACGTCGGCAAGCTGCCCCCCGAGTGGTTCACGAACGACGTCGCCGACGCGGTGGTCGTCGTCTGCGCGGGTGACAAGGAGTACGGAGACACGGTCCGCAGCTGCTCCTACGAGTCCACGTTCAGTCCCTTCGGGCAGAGTGTGGCGTTCAAGAAGATCGCGATTCCGATCAAGGTCATCGAAGTCCAGACGGGTCGCGTCGTGTCGGACCTGCGGGTGCAGATCAACGGCGCGAGCTGCCCCGCGTCGATCAGCTACACCACCTCCGGCTACATCGACACCGGCCCGCCCTCGCAGATGTACGTCGACGCCTCGGATGACGCCATCGCAGGCGGGGTGCGGGCAGCGCTCGGGCCCGTGATCGCTCCGTGACCGCCGACCCGGATGGGTCGGCAACTCCTGAGCGCAGTCCGTTGGCCATCGCGGTGGCCAACGCATCCCTGCTGTGCGTCGGGTACGTCAGGCTGGGCTGGCGGAAGCGGGCGCTCGCCGTCGGCCTGGTGACGCTGACGCTCGTCATCCTGCTCGGCACGGCGTTCCGCACGGTCTGGTTCGAGATCGTCTTCGTCGTGTGGTGGTTCGCCCAGGTCGCGCACGGCTGGTTCCTCGCGGGCGGGTGGCCACGGCGCCGACCGCGGGCACGCGTGCGGGCGGGGCTGAGGCCGGCGCTCGCCCTGGCCCTCCCGCTGCTCCTGTTCGTCAGCCTGCTGCGCCTCGACGTCGCGCGGATCAACGGCGACGTCGCGGCGGCGGTCCGGGACGGCGACTGCGCCCGGGCGACGAAGGCCCTGGACCGCCGAACGTGGGCCCACTATCTCGTGGACGGGCCCGGAGCGGTCCGCAGCGACTCCACCGGGCCCGTCTGCAGCCGGATCGAGATCGCCGACGGCCAGTTCGACGCGGTCCTGCGCGGCGACGAAGCGGCCCTGACGCTGGGCTTCGACGGGCTGGCGGACGTACTCGCGGACGCGCCCGGTCACGAGCACATGGTCGACGCAGTCCTCGACAGATTCCTCGACCGCCTGCCACTGCGGGACTCCTGCTACACCGTGACGATCCTCGACAGACTGCGCGCCCGGAAACCCACCGGCGACCTGCTGGACCGCGCGGGCGGCACCGTGCCCCGACTCGCACCCGCGGCGATCGTCGACTGCGGTGACAGTCTCCTGGCCTCCCAGAAGTGGGAGCCCGCGCGTACCACGTACCAGCGGCTGCTCGACGAGTACCCGGGCGACAAGCTCGCGGGCAGGGCCACCGACGGGGCCCGCAAGGCGGGCCAGCAGATCGAGCTGGCGCACGTCCGCGAGCTGCTGAAGACAGGGGCGCAGGGCACGCCGTCCGGCTATTGCGCCGGCCCGGCGCCCTATAGCGGTGCCGCGCCGTACGGCGGCGACGGTCCATACCGCACGCTTTTCATCGGCGGCAGCAAGTACCTCAACGGACTGCCCGCCGAATGGTCGACGCACGACATCGCCGACGCTGTACTCGCGGTCTGCGCCGGGGGAAAGGGCTACGGCGACGCCACGCGGAGCTGCTCGTACGAGTCCCGACCCGGGTCCGACGGCCCCTTCACCGTCACGTTCCACAAGATCGCAATATCCGTCAAGGTGTACGAGGTGCGGACCGCACGCCTCGTGTCGGACATCCGGTTGCAGGTCGACGGCGTGAGCTGCCCGAGCAACATCTTCTGGGGCAGCTTCAGCTACGAGGAGAGCAGGGCACCCGGCGACATGTTCGTCCGTGTGTCGGATGACGAGATCGCCGCCACCGTGCGCGACGCCCTGAAACCGGTGATCGATCCCTGACGGGGACCGGGCGGCGCAGGACGACGGAGGCCGCCCGGTCCAGACGGACGGACGGCCTCCCAGACCGGCACGGGCTGGACTACAGCCCGAGGTCCTTGGCGATGATGGTCTTCATGATCTCGCTGGAGCCGCCGTAGATGCGGCCGACCCGCGCGTCGGCCCAGGCCCGGGCGACCGGGTACTCGGTCATGTAGCCGTAGCCGCCGAACAGCTGCAGGCAGGCGTCGGTGACCCGGCCCTGCATCTCGGTGACGAACAGCTTGACCTTCGCCGCGTCCGTCGGCGTCAGCTCGCCGGCGTCGAGCGCGGTCAGCGCCCGGTCGAGCATCGCCCAGCCGGCCTCGACCTCGGTCGCGCAGCCGGCCAGGACGAACTTGGTGTTCTGGAAGTGGCCGATCGTCTTGCCGAACGCCTTGCGGCCGTTCACGTAGTCGACGGTCTGCCCGACGACGGACGCGGCCGAGGCCTGGGCGTTGACGGAGATGGACATCCGCTCCTGCGGCAGGTGGGAGGTCAGGTAGGTGAACCCCTGGCCCACCTCCCCCAGCAGGTTGGCCACCGGCACCCGGACGTCGTCGAAGAAGATCTCGCAGGCCTCCTGGATGTGCAGGCCGATCTTCTTCATGGGCGCGCCCCGGGAGACGCCGGGCGCGTCCGCGTCGATGACCAGGAGCGACAGCCCGGCGTGCCGCTGGGTCGGGTCGGTCTTCACCGCGGTGAGGAAGACGTCGGCGTTCAGGCCGCCGGTGATGAACGTCTTCGAGCCGTTCACCACGTACTCGTCACCGTCGAGCCGGGCGCTGGCCGACAGGCCCGCGAGGTCGGAGCCCGCGCCCGGCTCGGTGAGGGCCAGGGCGCAGACCAGCTCGCCGCTGGCCAGGCCCGGCAGCCAGCGTGCCTTCTGCTCGTCGTTCGCGTGGTCCACGAAGTACGGCACGCTGATGTCGCAGTGGATGCGCAGCGGGCCGAGGCCGAGACCCAGGCGGCCGGCCTCCTCGGCGACGACAGCGTTGAACAGGTACGAGGCGCCGCCGCCGCCGTACTCCTCCGGGATTCCGAGCCCCAGGATGCCGAGGTCGCCGCACTTGTCGTAGAAGTCGCGCGGCGGCATGCCGCGCTCCTCCCACTCGTCGAAGTGGGCGACGACCTCCTTCTCGAAGAAGGTCCGGACCGCCGCCCGGAAGGCCTCGTGCTCTGGACCGTAGACCGTGCGTCGCATCGGCCGTCCCCTCCGAACCGGTCAGGACTTGCTGGTGAGCTTCTTGACGATGGTGGCGAAGTCCTCCGTTTTGAAGGACTGCTCCTCGGCGTTCGTCGCGTAGTCGAGGCTCGCCATCACCGCCCGTTCCAGGTGGATGTTCAGCAGCCGCTTCGTCGACTCGACGGCCTGGCGGGGCAGGCCGGCGATCTTCTTCGCGCACTCGAGGGCCTCGGCGAACGGGTCGGCGACGATGTGGTTCGCCAGGCCCATCTGCAGCGCCCGCTCGGCGGGGATCTTCGCGCCGGTGAGGGCGTACTCCTTGGCCCAGTGCAGGCTCGTGTGCAGCGGCCAGGTGAGCGGGCCGCCGTCGGCCGCGACCAGGCCGACCTGCACGTGCGGGTCGAGCAGGTACGCCCGCTCGGCCAGGTAGACGATGTCGGACAGCGCCACCAGGCTGCATCCGAGGCCGGCCGCCGGGCCGTTGACCGCGGCCACGACCGGCACCCGGCAGCGCGCCATGCCGAGCACGAGCTCCCGGCCATGCATGATGGTCAGCCGCTGCAGGTCGGGGTCCTGGCGCAGCCGGTCCAGGTAGGCGAAGTCGCCGCCGGCCGAGAACGCCCGCCCGGCGCCGGTGATCACCGCGGCCCGGGCCTCCAGGTCCTCCGACAGCAGCGTCCACACCTTGGCGAGCCCGAGGTGCAGCTCGTGGTTCACCGCGTTGAGGTGGTCCGGTCGGTTCAGCGTGATGATCCGGATCGGGCCGTCGGCCCGGACCTGGATCTCGTCCGGCAGGTCGTAGAGGTTGTCCGACACTGTGTTCCCTTCAGGCCTGGCGGCCGTTTCCCTTCAGGCCTGGCGGCGCCGGAGACCGCCCGCCGCCAGCCACCAGCAGCGTGGCCGCGCGGCTAGCTCGTCGGCAGGCCGAGGATGCGGCCCGCGATGATGTTCTTCTGGATCTGGGACGTGCCACCCATGACGCTCTGCGCCCGGCTGTACAGGTAGGCCTCGAGGTTCTCCCGGTCCCTGGTGCCGGTGACGGCCAGCGCCGCGTGGCCGACGGACTGCTCGACCCAGGTCATGAGCAGCTTGTCCAGCGAGCCGTCCGAGGTGTGCGTGACGCCGTCGAGCTGCTCGGACAGCCGCCGGCGCACGTGCAGCCGCAGCATCTCGGCCTGCACCGCCGCCCAGCGCAGGTCGTCGGGCACCTTCCCGCCGGAGGCGTCGGCCGTCTTCGCGAGCGACCGGACGAGTTTGCCGTAGCGGGCGGAGAAGCCCAGCGTCGAGGGCTCGCGCTCGTGGCCGACGACGGTCATCGCGAGCTTCCAGCCGTCGCCGGGCTTGCCGACCATGTTGGCGGCCGGCACCCGGGCGCCGTCGAAGACCACCTGGCCGAACTCGGCCGACACCCCATTGATCATCTTCAGGGGCCGCTGCTCGACGCCCGGCTGGTGCATCGAGACGATGAAGCCGGAGATGCCCTTGTGCCGGGGCACGTCCGGGTCGGTGCGGGCGAGCACCAGGCACAGGTCCGCGACGTCGGAGTAGCTCGTCCAGATCTTGTGGCCATGGATGACGTACTCGTCGCCGTCGAGCTCGGCCCGGGTGGTCAGCGAGGCGAGGTCCGAGCCGGCGCCCGGCTCGCTGAAGCCCTGGCACCAGCGCTCGGTCCCGTTGATCATTCCCGGCAGGAAGCGCTGCTGGACCTCCTCGCTCGCGTGCCGGCCGAGGCCGTGCGCGAGGTAGCCGAGGCTCGGGCGCGGCGGGGCGCCGGCGATGGCCAGCTCCTCGTCCAGGATGACGTCGTAGACCGGCGGCTGGTCGTGGCCGCCGAACCGCTTCGGCCAGGACAGGCCGAAGAAGCCGCCCTCGTAGAGCGCGGTGTGCCAGCGCCCGGCCTGGTGCCAGTAGTCGTCGCCGGACGCCTTGAACTCGCCGGCGTGCTCGGCCAGCCATGCCCGCAGCCGCGCGCGGAACGCGGCCTCTTCCGGGGAGTCACGAAAGTCCAAGGTCGATCTCCTCAAGACTGGCCGGGATCAGCTCCGCGGACGTCAGCACGCGCCGCAGGAAGACATGCGCGAGGCACTCCCAGGTGTTGCCGATGCCGCCGTGCACCTGGATGGAGGTCTCGCAGATGGTGCGGGCGGCGCGCTCGATGTAGACCTTCGCGACGAGCGCGGCCTGGACGGCCTCGGCCGCCGACAGCTCGTCGACCGCCCACGCCGCGTGCCGCAGCACGCTCACCGAGCCCTCGACGAGCGCGAGCGCCTCGGCGAGCAGATGGGCGATCGCCTGGTACGAGCCGATGGCGTGGCCGTACTGCTGGCGCACCTTGGCGTACTCGACGGCGAGGTTCTGCGCGCCGCGGGCGGCACCCAGCATGTCGGCCGTGGCCGCGACGAGCGCGAGCGCGCGCCACCGCAGCACGGCCTCGTCGTCGAGCTCGCCGACCACCGTGAGCGGGCCGGCCGGCTCGCCGGTCAGCCTGGTCAGGTCGACGCCCTCGGCGGTCGCTCCGACGGCGCCGACGAGCACCTGGGTGCCCTCCAGCGCGAGCAGGCCGCGCAGGCCCTTGGCGTCGACGGCGACGCCGTCCAGGGCGACCGTGGCCGCGCCGGCCGCCGCGGCCTCGAGACCGTCGGGAACGGGCCCATCCGCCGCCGTGAGCCGCGTGTACAGGTCGTCGGCCAGCACCGGGCCGAGGAACGGCACATCGATCAGGCCGCGGGCGAACTCCTCGACGACCAGGGCGACC of the Pseudofrankia saprophytica genome contains:
- a CDS encoding acyl-CoA dehydrogenase family protein, whose protein sequence is MDVRLTTEQRELRGAAARLADDLGPGSVLDLADDDRAARLEKAIAATGWRTLRSDGASGVEVALVVEEFARGLIDVPFLGPVLADDLYTRLTAADGPVPDGLEAAAAGAATVALDGVAVDAKGLRGLLALEGTQVLVGAVGATAEGVDLTRLTGEPAGPLTVVGELDDEAVLRWRALALVAATADMLGAARGAQNLAVEYAKVRQQYGHAIGSYQAIAHLLAEALALVEGSVSVLRHAAWAVDELSAAEAVQAALVAKVYIERAARTICETSIQVHGGIGNTWECLAHVFLRRVLTSAELIPASLEEIDLGLS